In Raphanus sativus cultivar WK10039 chromosome 5, ASM80110v3, whole genome shotgun sequence, the following proteins share a genomic window:
- the LOC108857355 gene encoding mediator of RNA polymerase II transcription subunit 6, whose product MDASLLSAATADTFNGGNAGEQIAPPLQPPGTDMTGICFRDQLWINSYPLDRNYVFDYFALSPFYDITCNNEILRRRSVHPLDHSQLSKMTGLEYVISDATEPNLFVFRKQKRDGPEKVTPMLTYYILDGTIYQAPQLCSVFAARVGRAVYHISNAFSVAASKLETIKQVDAKSQNEASETKPASETVDLKEVKRVDLILKSLYSKLPPAPPPPPFPEGYVSQEALGENEEELGTQGGESQQPQIDPIIDQGPAKRMKF is encoded by the exons ATGGACGCCTCTCTTCTCTCCGCCGCTACGGCCGACACCTTCAACGGCGGCAATGCGGGGGAGCAGATTGCTCCACCGCTTCAGCCACCAGGCACGGATATGACAGGTATATGCTTCAGGGATCAGCTATGGATAAACTCGTACCCTCTAGACCGTAACTACGTCTTCGACTACTTCGCTTTGTCTCCTTTCTACGATATCACCTGCAACAACGAGATTCTTCGTCGGAGATCCGTTCATCCTCTCGATCACTCTCAACTCTC GAAGATGACAGGGTTAGAGTATGTGATCAGTGATGCTACTGAGCCGAACCTGTTCGTGTTTCGTAAGCAGAAGAGAGATGGTCCCGAGAAAGTCACACCCATGCTAACGTATTATATCTTGGACGGTACTATCTACCAAGCTCCTCAGCTTTGTAGTGTCTTTGCTGCCCGAGTT GGTCGGGCTGTTTATCATATTTCCAACGCTTTCTCTGTTGCTGCATCCAAGTTGGAGACCATTAAGCAGG TTGATGCTAAAAGCCAGAATGAGGCTTCTGAGACAAAGCCTGCTAGTGAGACGGTTGATCTCAAGGAAGTGAAGCGAGTCGATTTGATTCTTAAGTCGTTATATAGCAAG TTACCCCCAGCACCTCCACCACCACCCTTCCCTGAAGGCTATGTTAGCCAGGAAGCACTaggagaaaatgaagaagagcTTGGAACACAGGGAGGAGAGTCACAGCAGCCTCAAATTGATCCTATTATCGATCAAGGTCCTGCTAAGAGAATGAAGTTCTAA
- the LOC108857356 gene encoding uncharacterized protein LOC108857356, producing the protein METKPSKSSVLLYVLVLALVLSPILPCQAASVHLGGGGRKLMAPSPPLLMCPHCACCAAAQPGFCCPCSCPGGP; encoded by the exons ATGGAAACCAAGCCATCCAAGTCCAGCGTCCTCCTATACGTTCTTGTTCTTGCGCTGGTCTTGTCTCCAATACTCCCATGTCAAGCAGCTAGTGTGCATCTAGGAG GTGGAGGGCGTAAGTTGATGGCACCGTCACCACCACTTCTCATGTGTCCACACTGTGCGTGTTGCGCAGCGGCTCAACCTGGCTTTTGCTGCCCATGTAGCTGTCCCGGTGGTCCATAA
- the LOC108862797 gene encoding clavaminate synthase-like protein At3g21360, protein MAESLVETRIPHQKLYESKPFPAVITQSPSLPLPAPSLPLFTQTITTHKPYLDSLLHRSGAVLFRGFPVSTASDFNDVVEAFGYDELPYVGGAAPRTSVVGRVFTANESPPDQKIPFHHEMAQVPEFPSKLFFYCEVEPKCGGETPIVLSHVVYERMKEKHPEFVQRLEEHGLVYVRVLGEADDPSSPIGRGWKSTFLTHDKNVAEERATKLGMKLEWTEEGGAKTIMGPIPAIKYDKSRNRKVWFNSMVAAYTGWEDKRNDPRKAVTFGDGKPLPEDIVHDCLRILEEECVAVPWQRGDVLLIDNWAVLHSRRPFDPPRRVLASLCK, encoded by the exons ATGGCAGAATCATTGGTGGAAACTCGAATCCCACACCAAAAGCTCTACGAATCAAAACCTTTCCCTGCGGTGATCACTCAGTCACCGTCTCTCCCACTCCCTGCTCCGTCTCTCCCACTCTTCACACAAACAATCACCACCCACAAACCCTATCTCGACTCCCTCCTCCACCGATCCGGAGCCGTCCTCTTCCGAGGCTTCCCCGTCTCTACCGCCTCCGACTTCAACGACGTCGTCGAGGCTTTCGGCTACGACGAGCTTCCTTACGTGGGAGGCGCCGCGCCACGCACTAGCGTCGTCGGCCGTGTCTTCACTGCCAACGAGTCTCCTCCTGATCAAAAGATCCCCTTTCACCACGAGATGGCTCAG GTTCCTGAGTTTCCATCAAAGTTGTTCTTTTACTGTGAGGTGGAGCCTAAGTGTGGAGGAGAGACACCGATTGTGTTGAGTCATGTTGTGTACGAGAGAATGAAAGAGAAGCATCCAGAGTTTGTTCAGAGGTTGGAGGAACATGGTTTGGTCTACGTTAGGGTTTTAGGGGAAGCTGATGATCCTTCTTCACCCATTGGCCGTGGCTGGAAATCAACTTTCTTGACACACGACAAGAACGTTGCTGAGGAAAG GGCAACTAAACTGGGAATGAAGCTGGAATGGACCGAGGAAGGAGGAGCCAAGACAATAATGGGTCCAATCCCGGCTATCAAGTACGACAAGTCGAGGAACCGTAAAGTGTGGTTCAACAGCATGGTGGCTGCTTACACAGGGTGGGAGGATAAGAGGAATGATCCAAGAAAGGCTGTGACTTTTGGAGATGGGAAGCCTTTACCGGAAGATATAGTCCACGACTGTTTAAGGATACTCGAAGAAGAATGTGTTGCTGTTCCTTGGCAGAGAGGTGATGTTCTGCTTATAGACAACTGGGCTGTTCTTCACTCACGAAGACCGTTTGATCCTCCTCGCAGAGTTCTTGCATCTCTCTGCAAATAG
- the LOC108862799 gene encoding uncharacterized protein LOC108862799, translating into MGQQLRRAVGRVKEVEKFPSRVSVVDRRSLPKEELSSAVKSPSTPAVSDVSDEARGSSGDTVLEERDPQYDTMLNQMVGRIKAKPGGKAEMGEASVVETSKRPLPKLRNTTPESTRYEEKPVPQGTLNVAQVRHIMLLYQGKAQDHNGPMSVNEIAKNYRIDVSQVHKITQFLSLPPEATDKQKKRYE; encoded by the exons ATGGGTCAGCAACTGCGTCGAGCCGTTGGGAGAGTCAAAGAAGTTGAAAAGTTTCCGTCAAGGGTCTCCGTCGTCGATCGGAGATCTCTTCCTAAGGAAGAACTCAGCAGCGCCGTGAAATCTCCGTCCACCCCCGCCGTTAGTGATGTTTCTG ATGAAGCTAGAGGAAGCAGTGGTGATACTGTTTTAGAAGAAAGAGACCCGCAATACGATACAATGTTGAACCAAATGGTTGGGAGGATAAAGGCTAAACCCGGTGGCAAAGCTGAGATGGGAGAG GCATCGGTAGTGGAAACCTCGAAAAGGCCACTCCCAAAGCTCCGGAACACAACCCCTGAATCAACAAGGTACGAGGAAAAACCGGTGCCGCAAGGGACACTGAACGTGGCTCAAGTGAGACACATCATGCTTCTCTATCAGGGCAAGGCTCAGGATCACAACGGTCCAATGAGTGTGAACGAGATTGCCAAAAACTACAGGATTGACGTCTCCCAGGTCCACAAAATCACTCAGTTCCTTTCTTTGCCACCAGAGGCTACTGACAAGCAGAAGAAACGTTACGAATAA
- the LOC108805359 gene encoding protein SRG1 — protein sequence MAPLPISSIRVGKIDDVQELIKTKPNKVPERFIREANERGVLVSHKTHLHHHIPVVDLSKLSKPHTHDDFLFEILKLSQACEDWGFFQVINHGIEGGVVEGIEKVAKEFFEMPLVEKKKYPMEPGTVQGYGQAFIFSEDQKLDWCNMFALGVHPPSIRNPKLWPSKPARFSENLEGYSKEIRKLCKRLLKYIAISLDLKEEKFEEMFGEAVQAVRMNYYPPCSRPDLVLGLSPHSDGSALTVLQQSKNSCVGLQILKDNTWVPVLPLPNALVINIGDTIEVLTNGKYKSVEHRAVTNRERERLTIVTFYAPNYEVKIEPMGELVDDETNPCKYRSYNHGDYSYHYVSNKLQGKKSLDFAKILN from the exons ATGGCTCCTCTACCCATTTCTTCGATTAGAGTTGGGAAAATAGATGATGTCCaagaattaataaaaacaaaaccaaacaaagtTCCAGAGAGGTTCATAAGAGAAGCCAATGAGAGAGGTGTCTTAGTGTCTCATAAGACTCACCTTCATCATCATATTCCTGTTGTTGATCTCTCTAAACTGTCTAAACCTCACACTCATGATGATTTTCTCTTTGAGATTCTTAAGCTGTCACAAGCTTGTGAAGACTGGGGATTTTTCCAg GTTATAAATCATGGGATTGAAGGGGGTGTGGTGGAAGGTATAGAGAAGGTGGCCAAGGAGTTCTTCGAGATGCCACtggtggagaagaagaagtatcCAATGGAGCCAGGGACCGTACAAGGTTACGGTCAAGCTTTCATCTTCTCTGAAGATCAGAAGCTTGATTGGTGCAACATGTTTGCTCTTGGTGTTCATCCTCCTTCTATTCGCAACCCCAAACTATGGCCTTCTAAACCGGCCCGGTTCAG TGAAAATCTTGAAGGTTACTCAAAAGAGATAAGGAAATTATGCAAGAGGTTGTTGAAGTACATAGCAATAAGCTTGGATCTAAAGGAAGAGAAATTTGAAGAAATGTTTGGGGAAGCAGTGCAAGCAGTAAGGATGAACTATTACCCACCATGTTCACGTCCTGATCTTGTCTTGggactcagcccacattctgatggtAGTGCTCTCACTGTTCTTCAACAGAGTAAGAACAGCTGTGTTGGGCTTCAGATCCTCAAGGACAACACTTGGGTCCCTGTACTACCTCTTCCCAATGCCCTTGTCATCAACATTGGTGATACAATTGag GTGTTAACTAATGGGAAGTACAAGAGTGTAGAGCATAGAGCAGTGACAAACAGAGAAAGGGAGAGGCTTACCATAGTGACATTCTATGCACCAAACTACGAGGTTAAAATAGAGCCAATGGGTGAGTTGGTTGATGATGAAACCAACCCATGCAAGTATAGAAGCTACAATCATGGTGACTATAGTTATCACTATGTCTCCAACAAGCTCCAAGGCAAGAAGTCACTTGATTTTGCCAAGATTCTCAATTAA
- the LOC108862638 gene encoding uncharacterized protein LOC108862638, translating to MGITILLLDELLPCTHHQNICKTVTLRPHLSFRSKKALHIDFVGSRFLKKETNINPSDDSLHLLLCEWLQVSSYASLSYASPLSPAKVVKPLGSEILGTVMSSKMWEIA from the exons ATGGGCATCACCATTCTCCTCCTTGATGAACTG CTTCCATGTACTCATCATCAAAACATCTGTAAGACTGTAACTCTTCGTCCTCATCTTTCCTTCAGATCTAAGAAGGCTCTGCATATTGATTTTGTCGGCTCCAG attcttaaaaaaagaaacaaacatcaATCCTTCGGACGACTCACTGCATCTCCTCCTTTGCGAGTGGCTCCAGGTCTCCTCATATGCCTCATTGTCCTATGCGAGTCCTCTGTCGCCGGCTAAGGTGGTTAAGCCTCTTGGCTCTGAG ATTCTTGGTACTGTTATGTCTTCAAAGATGTGGGAAATTGCTTAG
- the LOC108862636 gene encoding protein ALWAYS EARLY 3 isoform X1 — MAPSRSTKSKYKRTPRPKAVSPHKEEESMSKTKQRKRKLSDMLGPQWSKEELERFYEGYRKLGKEWKKVAAFVSSRSAEMVEALYTMNKAYLSLPEGTASVVGLTAMMTDHYAVLHGRSDSEQEKNETPRSASKRSKLKSSDHPSAGLEGLSDRLQFRSSSGYLPSLKKRRTETMPRAVGKRTPRIPVSYTPEKDTSERYLSPVKKSLDQKGDDTDDDMEHEIALALTEASQRGGSTKNPHTPNRNSKMFSPDKKSEIMKYGLMDLDIQRSDIDMAIAKLRATDTEDACREPSLESTEAENVDNPGSRNELTNGEDRNAMKGKQYYRRRFGIKEDDSKEACSGTDEAQSLGTIDEKFKQEGDGKFLKYTYRSSRRKSKKSLFTADEDTACDALQTLADLSLMMPETATDTESSVQAEENRAGKAYVSDYKETDPASMSKSGSLRKSKQKRSVCNDLCNTEPEKKSPSSSVIRKGRQKSSPAKVPKDELAEISQVSEPSKNKGIGEESKPVGRGKRSASIRNSHEKKSIKPQDRTSSSNNMVEEDESGPSTAATQKEVNLPTKVRSRRKIVTEKPLTIDDVKKSEILEKFSHCISSFRARRWCLFEWFYSAIDYPWFARQEFVEYLDHVGLGHVPRLTRVEWGVIRSSLGRPRRFSQQFLKEEKEKLYLYRDSVRKHYDELNTGIREGLPMDLARPLNVSQRVICVHPKSREIHDGSVLTVDHCRYRIQFDNPELGVEFVKDTECMPLNPLENMPASLAKNYVLSKHYSRNSSEEKMHEQVKESMPEGFPKLSCEAGHPLPSPIYNINNPLKQEKLEISRSDPQAQNGVDEALAVQLFNSQPIGHIHAREADVQALSELTRALDKKELVLRELNYMNNEVVESEKDGHNALKDSESFKKQYAAVLFQLSEINEQVSLALLGLRQRNTYQENVPSSSITHMSNSGEPDGQLTYVDNYASDTNGFQVSEIVDSSRVKARKMVLRAIQALALLRKDENDVVNIEEAIDFVNNQLSTDESEGSSVQQTRAFQDQRLPSTPNPSSSTQHADDSHVNPLDQNDLQVPSELVSRCMATLLMIQRCTERQFPPSEVAQVLDSAVASLQPCCSQNLPIYTEIQKCMGIIRNQILALVPS, encoded by the exons ATGGCGCCTTCAAGGTCAACGAAATCTAAGTACAAGAGGACTCCGCGTCCTAAAGCTGTTTCTCctcacaaagaagaagaaagtatgAGCAAAACCAAACAACGG AAGAGGAAGTTGTCGGATATGTTAGGTCCTCAGTGGAGCAAGGAAGAGTTAGAGCGCTTTTATGAAGGATACCGCAAACTCGGAAAAGAATGGAAAAAG GTCGCTGCTTTTGTAAGTAGTCGTTCTGCAGAGATGGTTGAGGCTCTATACACTATGAATAAG GCTTACTTGTCTCTTCCGGAAGGCACTGCTTCTGTCGTTGGCCTAACTGCAATGATGACTGATCACTACGCTGTTCTG CATGGAAGAAGTGACAGTGAGCAGGAGAAAAACGAAACTCCGAGGTCAGCTTCTAAGCGCTCTAAATTGAAATCCTCAGATCATCCCTCTGCAGGATTAGAGGGTCTGTCTGACCGCCTGCAGTTCAGGTCCTCTTCAGGCTACTTGCCATCACTGAAGAAGAGGCGTACTG AGACTATGCCTCGTGCTGTTGGAAAAAGGACACCTAGAATTCCTGTCTCATATACCCCTGAGAAGGATACTAGCGAAAGATATTTGTCACCTGTTAAGAAGTCTCTAGATCAGAAGGGGGATGATACTGATGATGATATGGAACATGAGATTGCATTAGCATTGACTGAGGCTTCACAACGAGGTGGTTCTACCAAAAACCCACACACACCAAATAGAAATTCAAAGATGTTCTCCCCTGATAAGAAGAGTGAAATAATG AAATATGGACTGATGGATCTTGATATTCAGCGTTCTGATATTGACATGGCGATTGCCAAGCTTCGTGCCACTGATACGGAGGATGCCTGCCGTGAACCAAGCTTAGAAAGTACTGAAGCTGAAAATGTGGATAACCCAGGAAGTAGAAATGAGTTGACGAATGGAGAAGATAGAAATGCCATGAAAGGAAAACAGTACTATAGAAGGAGATTCGGCATCAAAGAAGATGATTCAAAAGAAGCCTGCAGTGGTACAGACGAAGCACAAAGCTTAGGCACAATCgatgaaaaatttaaacaagAAGGGGATGGGaagtttttgaaatatacatatAGAAGTTCAAggagaaaaagtaaaaaaagtcTTTTCACTGCAG ATGAAGACACAGCGTGTGATGCTCTCCAGACGCTGGCAGATCTATCGCTGATGATGCCTGAAACTGCCACGGACACTG AGTCATCTGTTCAAGCTGAAGAAAACAGAGCAGGAAAGGCTTATGTGTCAGATTATAAAGAGACTGATCCAGCATCCATGTCTAAAAGCGGCTCTCTTagaaaatcaaaacagaaaagATCCGTCTGCAATGATCTTTGTAATACTGAACCCGAGAAAAAGAGTCCAAGTAGCTCTGTAATCCGAAAGGGACGGCAGAAATCATCACCAGCTAAA GTTCCTAAAGATGAGCTTGCTGAAATTTCACAAGTCAGTGAGCCTTCTAAAAACAAG GGAATAGGTGAGGAAAGTAAGCCTGTTGGGAGAGGTAAACGGTCCGCAAGTATTCGAAACTCGCATGAAAAGAAGTCTATCAAACCCCAGGATCGTACTTCCTCAAGTAACAACATGGTAGAGGAAGACGAGTCAGGTCCATCAACTGCAGCCACGCAAAAAGAAGTTAACTTGCCAACTAAAGTTAGAAGCAGAAGAAAGATAGTAACTGAGAAACCTCTAACTATTGATGACGTGAAGAAGTCAGAGATTTTG GAGAAGTTTTCGCATTGCATATCTAGTTTCAGAGCACGAAGATGGTGTCTTTTTGAGTGGTTCTATAGCGCAATTGACTACCCATGGTTTGCCAGACAAGAGTTTGTTGAGTACTTGGATCATGTAGGGTTGGGCCACGTTCCTAGGTTAACTCGCGTTGAATGGGGTGTCATAAGAAG CTCTCTTGGGAGACCAAGGCGTTTTTCGCAACAGTTTCTGAAGGAGGAAAAGGAAAAGCTATACCTATACAGGGATTCTGTAAGAAAACATTACGATGAACTAAACACAGGCATCAGGGAAGGACTTCCGATGGATCTGGCTCGGCCTCTAAATGTTTCACAGAGAGTCATTTGCGTGCATCCAAAGTCAAGAGAGATTCATGACGGCAGTGTCCTAACCGTTGATCACTGTAGGTACCGAATTCAGTTTGACAACCCTGAACTAGGGGTGGAATTTGTCAAG GATACTGAATGCATGCCACTAAATCCTCTAGAAAACATGCCAGCATCACTTGCAAAGAACTATGTTCTCTCGAAGCATTACAGTCGGAATTCCAGTGAGGAGAAAATGCATGAGCAGGTAAAGGAAAGCATGCCTGAAGGATTCCCCAAACTTTCGTGCGAAGCAGGCCATCCCTTACCCTCACCAATTTATAACATTAACAATCCACTAAAGCAGGAAAAG CTAGAAATCTCAAGGTCGGATCCACAAGCTCAAAATGGAGTCGATGAGGCTCTTGCTGTACAATTGTTTAATTCTCAGCCTATTGGTCATATTCATGCGAGAGAAGCTGATGTCCAAGCTCTTTCTGAATTAACACGTGCGCTTGACAAGAAG GAGCTAGTTTTGAGGGAGCTAAATTACATGAACAACGAGGTTGTGGAAAGTGAGAAAGATGGGCATAATGCTCTAAAGGATTCTGAATCTTTTAAGAAACAATATGCAGCAGTTCTCTTTCAGCTAAGTGAAATCAATGAACAG GTTTCATTGGCACTTCTTGGCTTGAGGCAACGGAACACTTACCAGGAGAATGTACCATCTTCTTCAATAACACACATGAGCAACTCAGGGGAACCTGATGGACAGTTGACGTACGTAGACAATTATGCATCTGATACTAATGGATTCCAGGTCTCTGAGATTGTTGACAGTTCTAGAGTAAAAGCAAGGAAAATGGTACTCAGAGCTATACAG GCATTGGCGTTACTAAGGAAAGACGAAAATGATGTTGTAAATATTGAAGAAGCCATTGATTTTGTTAATAACCAGCTCTCAACAGATGAATCAGAAGGATCATCAGTCCAGCAAACACGAGCTTTCCAGGATCAGCGTCTTCCCTCTACACCAAATCCATCTAGCTCTACTCAACATGCAGATGATTCCCACGTAAACCCATTAGACCAAAATGACCTGCAGGTTCCGTCTGAACTTGTTTCACGCTGTATGGCTACATTGCTCATGATTCAG AGATGTACAGAGAGGCAATTCCCACCAAGTGAAGTGGCTCAGGTTCTAGATTCGGCTGTAGCCAGCTTACAGCCTTGCTGCTCACAGAACCTTCCTATTTATACAGAGATACAGAAGTGCATGGGAATCATTAGAAACCAGATTCTAGCCCTCGTACCCTCCTAG
- the LOC108862636 gene encoding protein ALWAYS EARLY 3 isoform X2, whose translation MAPSRSTKSKYKRTPRPKAVSPHKEEESMSKTKQRKRKLSDMLGPQWSKEELERFYEGYRKLGKEWKKVAAFVSSRSAEMVEALYTMNKAYLSLPEGTASVVGLTAMMTDHYAVLHGRSDSEQEKNETPRSASKRSKLKSSDHPSAGLEGLSDRLQFRSSSGYLPSLKKRRTETMPRAVGKRTPRIPVSYTPEKDTSERYLSPVKKSLDQKGDDTDDDMEHEIALALTEASQRGGSTKNPHTPNRNSKMFSPDKKSEIMRSDIDMAIAKLRATDTEDACREPSLESTEAENVDNPGSRNELTNGEDRNAMKGKQYYRRRFGIKEDDSKEACSGTDEAQSLGTIDEKFKQEGDGKFLKYTYRSSRRKSKKSLFTADEDTACDALQTLADLSLMMPETATDTESSVQAEENRAGKAYVSDYKETDPASMSKSGSLRKSKQKRSVCNDLCNTEPEKKSPSSSVIRKGRQKSSPAKVPKDELAEISQVSEPSKNKGIGEESKPVGRGKRSASIRNSHEKKSIKPQDRTSSSNNMVEEDESGPSTAATQKEVNLPTKVRSRRKIVTEKPLTIDDVKKSEILEKFSHCISSFRARRWCLFEWFYSAIDYPWFARQEFVEYLDHVGLGHVPRLTRVEWGVIRSSLGRPRRFSQQFLKEEKEKLYLYRDSVRKHYDELNTGIREGLPMDLARPLNVSQRVICVHPKSREIHDGSVLTVDHCRYRIQFDNPELGVEFVKDTECMPLNPLENMPASLAKNYVLSKHYSRNSSEEKMHEQVKESMPEGFPKLSCEAGHPLPSPIYNINNPLKQEKLEISRSDPQAQNGVDEALAVQLFNSQPIGHIHAREADVQALSELTRALDKKELVLRELNYMNNEVVESEKDGHNALKDSESFKKQYAAVLFQLSEINEQVSLALLGLRQRNTYQENVPSSSITHMSNSGEPDGQLTYVDNYASDTNGFQVSEIVDSSRVKARKMVLRAIQALALLRKDENDVVNIEEAIDFVNNQLSTDESEGSSVQQTRAFQDQRLPSTPNPSSSTQHADDSHVNPLDQNDLQVPSELVSRCMATLLMIQRCTERQFPPSEVAQVLDSAVASLQPCCSQNLPIYTEIQKCMGIIRNQILALVPS comes from the exons ATGGCGCCTTCAAGGTCAACGAAATCTAAGTACAAGAGGACTCCGCGTCCTAAAGCTGTTTCTCctcacaaagaagaagaaagtatgAGCAAAACCAAACAACGG AAGAGGAAGTTGTCGGATATGTTAGGTCCTCAGTGGAGCAAGGAAGAGTTAGAGCGCTTTTATGAAGGATACCGCAAACTCGGAAAAGAATGGAAAAAG GTCGCTGCTTTTGTAAGTAGTCGTTCTGCAGAGATGGTTGAGGCTCTATACACTATGAATAAG GCTTACTTGTCTCTTCCGGAAGGCACTGCTTCTGTCGTTGGCCTAACTGCAATGATGACTGATCACTACGCTGTTCTG CATGGAAGAAGTGACAGTGAGCAGGAGAAAAACGAAACTCCGAGGTCAGCTTCTAAGCGCTCTAAATTGAAATCCTCAGATCATCCCTCTGCAGGATTAGAGGGTCTGTCTGACCGCCTGCAGTTCAGGTCCTCTTCAGGCTACTTGCCATCACTGAAGAAGAGGCGTACTG AGACTATGCCTCGTGCTGTTGGAAAAAGGACACCTAGAATTCCTGTCTCATATACCCCTGAGAAGGATACTAGCGAAAGATATTTGTCACCTGTTAAGAAGTCTCTAGATCAGAAGGGGGATGATACTGATGATGATATGGAACATGAGATTGCATTAGCATTGACTGAGGCTTCACAACGAGGTGGTTCTACCAAAAACCCACACACACCAAATAGAAATTCAAAGATGTTCTCCCCTGATAAGAAGAGTGAAATAATG CGTTCTGATATTGACATGGCGATTGCCAAGCTTCGTGCCACTGATACGGAGGATGCCTGCCGTGAACCAAGCTTAGAAAGTACTGAAGCTGAAAATGTGGATAACCCAGGAAGTAGAAATGAGTTGACGAATGGAGAAGATAGAAATGCCATGAAAGGAAAACAGTACTATAGAAGGAGATTCGGCATCAAAGAAGATGATTCAAAAGAAGCCTGCAGTGGTACAGACGAAGCACAAAGCTTAGGCACAATCgatgaaaaatttaaacaagAAGGGGATGGGaagtttttgaaatatacatatAGAAGTTCAAggagaaaaagtaaaaaaagtcTTTTCACTGCAG ATGAAGACACAGCGTGTGATGCTCTCCAGACGCTGGCAGATCTATCGCTGATGATGCCTGAAACTGCCACGGACACTG AGTCATCTGTTCAAGCTGAAGAAAACAGAGCAGGAAAGGCTTATGTGTCAGATTATAAAGAGACTGATCCAGCATCCATGTCTAAAAGCGGCTCTCTTagaaaatcaaaacagaaaagATCCGTCTGCAATGATCTTTGTAATACTGAACCCGAGAAAAAGAGTCCAAGTAGCTCTGTAATCCGAAAGGGACGGCAGAAATCATCACCAGCTAAA GTTCCTAAAGATGAGCTTGCTGAAATTTCACAAGTCAGTGAGCCTTCTAAAAACAAG GGAATAGGTGAGGAAAGTAAGCCTGTTGGGAGAGGTAAACGGTCCGCAAGTATTCGAAACTCGCATGAAAAGAAGTCTATCAAACCCCAGGATCGTACTTCCTCAAGTAACAACATGGTAGAGGAAGACGAGTCAGGTCCATCAACTGCAGCCACGCAAAAAGAAGTTAACTTGCCAACTAAAGTTAGAAGCAGAAGAAAGATAGTAACTGAGAAACCTCTAACTATTGATGACGTGAAGAAGTCAGAGATTTTG GAGAAGTTTTCGCATTGCATATCTAGTTTCAGAGCACGAAGATGGTGTCTTTTTGAGTGGTTCTATAGCGCAATTGACTACCCATGGTTTGCCAGACAAGAGTTTGTTGAGTACTTGGATCATGTAGGGTTGGGCCACGTTCCTAGGTTAACTCGCGTTGAATGGGGTGTCATAAGAAG CTCTCTTGGGAGACCAAGGCGTTTTTCGCAACAGTTTCTGAAGGAGGAAAAGGAAAAGCTATACCTATACAGGGATTCTGTAAGAAAACATTACGATGAACTAAACACAGGCATCAGGGAAGGACTTCCGATGGATCTGGCTCGGCCTCTAAATGTTTCACAGAGAGTCATTTGCGTGCATCCAAAGTCAAGAGAGATTCATGACGGCAGTGTCCTAACCGTTGATCACTGTAGGTACCGAATTCAGTTTGACAACCCTGAACTAGGGGTGGAATTTGTCAAG GATACTGAATGCATGCCACTAAATCCTCTAGAAAACATGCCAGCATCACTTGCAAAGAACTATGTTCTCTCGAAGCATTACAGTCGGAATTCCAGTGAGGAGAAAATGCATGAGCAGGTAAAGGAAAGCATGCCTGAAGGATTCCCCAAACTTTCGTGCGAAGCAGGCCATCCCTTACCCTCACCAATTTATAACATTAACAATCCACTAAAGCAGGAAAAG CTAGAAATCTCAAGGTCGGATCCACAAGCTCAAAATGGAGTCGATGAGGCTCTTGCTGTACAATTGTTTAATTCTCAGCCTATTGGTCATATTCATGCGAGAGAAGCTGATGTCCAAGCTCTTTCTGAATTAACACGTGCGCTTGACAAGAAG GAGCTAGTTTTGAGGGAGCTAAATTACATGAACAACGAGGTTGTGGAAAGTGAGAAAGATGGGCATAATGCTCTAAAGGATTCTGAATCTTTTAAGAAACAATATGCAGCAGTTCTCTTTCAGCTAAGTGAAATCAATGAACAG GTTTCATTGGCACTTCTTGGCTTGAGGCAACGGAACACTTACCAGGAGAATGTACCATCTTCTTCAATAACACACATGAGCAACTCAGGGGAACCTGATGGACAGTTGACGTACGTAGACAATTATGCATCTGATACTAATGGATTCCAGGTCTCTGAGATTGTTGACAGTTCTAGAGTAAAAGCAAGGAAAATGGTACTCAGAGCTATACAG GCATTGGCGTTACTAAGGAAAGACGAAAATGATGTTGTAAATATTGAAGAAGCCATTGATTTTGTTAATAACCAGCTCTCAACAGATGAATCAGAAGGATCATCAGTCCAGCAAACACGAGCTTTCCAGGATCAGCGTCTTCCCTCTACACCAAATCCATCTAGCTCTACTCAACATGCAGATGATTCCCACGTAAACCCATTAGACCAAAATGACCTGCAGGTTCCGTCTGAACTTGTTTCACGCTGTATGGCTACATTGCTCATGATTCAG AGATGTACAGAGAGGCAATTCCCACCAAGTGAAGTGGCTCAGGTTCTAGATTCGGCTGTAGCCAGCTTACAGCCTTGCTGCTCACAGAACCTTCCTATTTATACAGAGATACAGAAGTGCATGGGAATCATTAGAAACCAGATTCTAGCCCTCGTACCCTCCTAG